A stretch of DNA from Candidatus Gorgyraea atricola:
CTGCAAGGCCCTTTGCTGCCAGGCACATTGTTATAGACGAGGTAAGTGTAGTCTTACCGTGATCAACGTGACCTATAGTACCGATATTTACGTGTGGTTTAGTGCGTTGGAATTTTTCCTTTGCCATGTTACCCTCCGAATTTGCTCCGCCTAAACGGAGCTGCTGATGGGAATTGAACCCATGACCTCTTCCTTACCAAGGAAGTGCTCTGCCGACTGAGCTACAGCAGCAGAACTTACATTTGTATATATAATAATTATTTATGATAACAGATTATATATAGAAATAGAAACGTAATTATATCATATTAAAGTTTCCTGTCAAGAGAAAAATAAAATAATTTAAGGAAGTCCCGTCTGTAATGCGGGGAGCAATGCATGGGCTATCTTGAAGTAAATAATCAGGCCTATGACATCGACAATACTGGTGGTAATCGGACCTGCCAGGACAGCTGGATCAAGCCCGAATCTTTTGGATACGAGCGGGAGAAATATTCCAGTACAGATAGCTAAAAGAACTATTGAAGTCATTGTCACGCCGACCACTACTGCCAATAACGGAGACTGCTGCAGTAAAATCGCCCGGCCAAACGCGACTGTGCCGACTATGGCGCCCATGAATAACGCCGCGATCAACTCGACCTTGACCACTTTCCATGTATTCTTAAGTGTGACATCGCCCGTGCCTAATCCGCGGATAATGGTGATGGATGTCTGGTTCCCAGCGTTGCCGCCTGTATCCAGAAGCATTGGTATGAAGAATGTAAGCGCAACAACTCTACTCAGTGAATGTTCAAATGTCTTAAGGACTGTGCCTGTTAAAAAGTCAAAGACCAAAAGAAACATGAGCCAGCCTGCCCTGCGTTTGACAAGCCCTAAGCTATTCACATGGGCATAGCGTATCTCTTCGCCCTGCTCGGGTGTCATCTTTCCTATTTCATAGATCTCTTTGGTCGTTTCTTTGTGCATCAGATCCACAACGTCATCGACCGTGATTATGCCGACAAGTCGATTTTCTGGATCCACTACAGGCATGTTTAGCAGATCATATTTTTCAAAATTTTTCGCGACCTCTGTATTCGGTGTATCTGTATTGACCTTTATCCAATCAACAGGCGTCATCACATCCTTTATAAGCATATCAGGTGCTGCTATGATAAGTATCTGAAGTGTCACGTCGCCCAAAAGCCTGTGATTATCATCCGTAATATATACTGAATTTATATCCTTGATCTGGCCTGGCCTGTAATTTTCCTGTAGCGACAGAAGCGCCTTCCTTGCAGTCATTGACGGCCGCAGCTCAATAAGTTCTGTTGTCATCAGGCCGCCCGCAGTATCCTCAGGATATTTAAGGAGTCGGTTAAGATCATCCACCTCTTCCTTTTTCATGAGGTTCTTTAATTTTTTTTCAACAGCAGGCCGCAGATCCTTAAAAAGATCTGCTCGTTCATCTGATGCCATCTCATTGAGGATCTGCGAAATCTCTTCGTTCTTGAGATTATTCAAAAGGAATGACTGGTCTTCGAATGGCAGGTTTTCAAAAACCTCGATCGCCATCTTTGGACCAAGGAGTTTAAAGACAAGGACCTTCTCATTTCCCTCAAGAAGCTTGATACCTTCTGCAAGATCCATTGAAGGAATAGTCTTTATTATTTCCTTTAACTGCGCAAAATTCCTGTTCTGAATCCGATCCTTTATCTCAGGAAGAAAAAGCGCAAACACATCGACTTTTTTGGTGATATTATTCTTCATAGCTTATCTGTAACTCTGCCCTTTGACGCGTTCGCTTCGCTCACTTGCTCGGGGTATGGTGAGCAAGCCCTTGACATCAAAGATGTCAAGGGCGCGTCGAACCATGGAGCTGGTGAGAGGAATTGAACCTCCAACCTATGGTTTACAAAACCATTGCTCTGCCTTTGAGCTACACCAGCGAATTTTTCGAAGAAAAATTTATCCTGAGCAAGTCAAATAATGCAAAGTATTATTTGGCGCGTCGAAGGACATCTCTTCATTCTATAAAAGATATACCAAATCCCTTTTAAAGTCAATATCAATTTAATACTAAAGATCTGTTTTGGACCTATCCTGCTGTACCTTGTCGCCAATTCCTTTTCCATCCCACCAGAAAACATTGACCCGCTCGGCAAATTTGCGCTTTAGCGCTTCAAGAGGCCTTGCTCCAAACCTAATGCCCACCAGTTCCCCACCTGTTATGCCATAGGCCTCCTGCCTGCATGATATTTCTTTTTTTAAAATATCGGGCACCTGCGCTAATTTAGATTTGACCCTGCCTGATGAAATAAAATTATAAAGATTTGCACTGCCAACCCATGGGCCAGCGAATAAAACAACAGGTATGCTAACATTATGCTTTGCTGTAAAAAACTTAAGTGCCTCTTCAAAAATATAATATGTGGCTACGTGATCAGGGTGTTTATCTTTGAGCGAAGGAATTGCTATAACTAATTTGCCACTGTTATCTCTGCAGGCATTCTCTATAGCAGCCTTGGTCTTTTCTATTTCATCATTTAAGACATCTTTTCCTATAAGCCTCTCCCCTCCACCACCTATGTAATCATAGAAAGGAAAACGATTAAATATAGTATTTTCTTTCTTAATCCCTATTATAGCATCACTCTTGATTGTCTCCCTTTCCCTGATTTTAATAGAAAGGATTCTCTTAACCAAAATATCATCATCCTCTGACAAAGCAGCCCCTTTCTCAAGATTAATTAATATAGCATCCAAGCCTTCTTTCCATTCTTTCGGCAAATAAAGTTCTTCTACGCTAGCGTCTTTTAAGTCTCCTATCTGCTCTTTGGTAAAATCGCCTGCTTCTTTAAAGTTCTTGTCATCAATCCCATCTATATAAGCCCTGTGACCTGTTGTCATATTAAAATTTATGACATTCCCTTTAAACTTTTGCGCCAAAATAAACAAGGCTAGGGCCAGATCATCCATGTGGGGAATGCCTGCCAATAAACACGTGCCTTTGGAGAAAAGTAATTCTTTTTGTTTATTGTATGCTTTCCACTCGCCATTCTCCATCATACGCACAGTAAATACTTCTCCGTATTGTTTTTTCTCAACGCCGTTAGCCATATTAGAAACTTTTGTTGCCCTGGCAAAGTCAATGCGCTTATTTTGACTTCCATGCGCATGAATGGATTTTTCTTTGCGTGGCCATTCATTTTCAGTATAAAAAATAAGCATCTCATCTCCTTCTATGCTCTTTTTGGTCTCATACTCCATTCCGAGTATTTGTTGTCCTTGTTCTACGGTCCACTTCTCGATAATCTCTCGGATTTCAGTGTCTATTTTGTCAGGAATCATTATAATTGTAGGTTTAAATTTAGACAATATTTTGCTAACGGTGCTCTCTTCTAATGTTTGCATCGCTACATTATTTTTGCACCTTAGTTTTGAAATAAGATCTCCCTGATATACCAAAGCATCGTTTTTCTTTTTTTCAAAAATTAAAATCTGCTCATTTTCAGGACACACAACACTCCTCGTGCCAGGAATAGCCTCTTCTTCTTTCATAACCAGGCGGGTAGCAGAATCAGGATTATCAGCAAGATCACGCATAGATAGCTTAATAGAAGCCTCTGTTTTAGACTCCTCGCCAAACTTAAGCGGCGCGCGAAGCGCATAAGAAGGGCTTGAAAATATTAGCGTAAATATAAATGCTATATAATATGCTTTTTTAATCATAATCGGAATCCAGACATAAAATGGCCGTTTATTTCACGGCCTGCGTATCTATTCTGTTTAATTATAACAGATTATTGAGGCTTGGTCAACAACTTAAAGAGGCCCCTCGACGCGCTCGCTAGAGTTAAGCGTGCGGGCTCGCTTGCTCGGGACAAATTTTGCTTTGCAAAATTTGGAGCGGGTGAACGGGATCGAACCGTCATAGCTAGCTTGGAAGGCTAGTGCTCTGCCATTGAGCTACACCCGCCTACGTTCAAATATAGCGATACTTCGCAGCATACTTCGGCGGGCAAGCCCGCCATCACATATGATTTACCATCCGTAGCATGCTTCGAAGAATAGCCCCATTTGAGCGTAGGATGGTGGGCAGAGAAGGATTCGAACCTTCGTAGGCGCGAGCCATCAGATTTACAGTCTGACCCCTTTGGCCACTCGGGTATCTGCCCTTTTGTCCTGTTAAAACATCGCGTCAGGGACAAGGGACAAGGAACATGTGACAAGGGTGCGATTAAACAGCCTTCCTTGTCCCTTGTCTCTTGCCTGCCCCGTACGAAATCTTTGATTTTCGTATGGGGTCCCTTGTCCCCGACTCTATTGCCTCCGGAACTTTCTCCAGTATGTCGCCTGCTATTAGCCCAGCTTCACCTTTTTCTTTTGCTGCGAGGTCGCCGGCAAGGCCATGTACATGGACTGCCAGTCTTGCAGCATCAAAAGGTTCAAGGCCCTGCGCTAAAAATCCTCCGATAACACCTGTAAGCACATCGCCGCTTCCAGCAGTTGCCATGCCAGGGTTGCCGGTCTTGTTCACGTAAGCTTTATTCTTTTCTGCAACAATTGTTTCAGAGCCTTTTAAAACTACTACAGCATTATGTTGATTTGAGAATTTTTTTGCAATAGTTAATCTGTTTTTTTGTATATAGCGCGTACTTTTGCCAATGAGCCTCGACATCTCGCCTGGATGCGGCGTAACTATGTAAGCTTTTTTTATTTTCTTCAAAATAGATACATCGCTGCAAATTGCATTCAATGCATCAGCGTCGAGAACCAAGGGTTTCTTGATGCTTGCGACGATCTCCCTTATCAATCGCTGTGTATCTTTATTTTGAGAAAGACCAGGGCCTAAAATTACTATGTCTGCATCGTTAGCTTGATGCAATATCTCTTTTTTTGCCTTTAAGGACAGTGTGCCGTACCTTGTCTCGGGCAACGCGCATGTCATGACCTCTGTCAGCTTCCTGGCCATTACAAGGCTCAGGGACGCTGGTATGCCAAGCGTTGCAAGTCCTGCGCCTGAGCGCAAAACCGCGTTCGCGCACAATGCTGCCGCGCCTGTAAGCCCTCGCGAGCCAGCAAGGATAAACACATGGC
This window harbors:
- a CDS encoding GTP-binding protein: MAKEKFQRTKPHVNIGTIGHVDHGKTTLTSSITMCLAAKGLA
- the mgtE gene encoding magnesium transporter, translating into MKNNITKKVDVFALFLPEIKDRIQNRNFAQLKEIIKTIPSMDLAEGIKLLEGNEKVLVFKLLGPKMAIEVFENLPFEDQSFLLNNLKNEEISQILNEMASDERADLFKDLRPAVEKKLKNLMKKEEVDDLNRLLKYPEDTAGGLMTTELIELRPSMTARKALLSLQENYRPGQIKDINSVYITDDNHRLLGDVTLQILIIAAPDMLIKDVMTPVDWIKVNTDTPNTEVAKNFEKYDLLNMPVVDPENRLVGIITVDDVVDLMHKETTKEIYEIGKMTPEQGEEIRYAHVNSLGLVKRRAGWLMFLLVFDFLTGTVLKTFEHSLSRVVALTFFIPMLLDTGGNAGNQTSITIIRGLGTGDVTLKNTWKVVKVELIAALFMGAIVGTVAFGRAILLQQSPLLAVVVGVTMTSIVLLAICTGIFLPLVSKRFGLDPAVLAGPITTSIVDVIGLIIYFKIAHALLPALQTGLP
- a CDS encoding NAD(P)H-hydrate dehydratase translates to MKKRKKDSHKGDYGHVFILAGSRGLTGAAALCANAVLRSGAGLATLGIPASLSLVMARKLTEVMTCALPETRYGTLSLKAKKEILHQANDADIVILGPGLSQNKDTQRLIREIVASIKKPLVLDADALNAICSDVSILKKIKKAYIVTPHPGEMSRLIGKSTRYIQKNRLTIAKKFSNQHNAVVVLKGSETIVAEKNKAYVNKTGNPGMATAGSGDVLTGVIGGFLAQGLEPFDAARLAVHVHGLAGDLAAKEKGEAGLIAGDILEKVPEAIESGTRDPIRKSKISYGAGKRQGTRKAV